A genomic window from Brassica oleracea var. oleracea cultivar TO1000 chromosome C8, BOL, whole genome shotgun sequence includes:
- the LOC106309826 gene encoding methionine aminopeptidase 1B, chloroplastic-like gives MASTVFLSTFSSAHLSSSFTGDYVASSRCFIGAPVASNSSLSLLYGKKNSYPLRKFHVSAKKVSGLEEAIRIRRMREAEASSKVKRNPPLRRGRVSPRLLVPDYIPKPPYAESNVLPDISPDFQIPSPEGLVKMRAACELAARVLNFAGTLVKPSVTTNEIDKAVHDMIVEAGAYPSPLGYGGFPKSVCTSVNECMCHGIPDSRQLQSGDIINIDVTVYLDGYHGDTSRTFFCGEVDEGFKRLVKVTEECLEKGIAVCKDGASFKKIGKRISEHAEKCGYNVVERFVGHGVGPVFHSEPLIYHYRNDEPGHMVEGQTFTIEPILTIGTTECVTWPDNWTTLTAEGGVAAQFEHTILITRTGSEILTIC, from the exons ATGGCGTCTACAGTTTTCCTATCCACTTTCTCCTCTGCTCACCTCTCTTCTTCTTTCACCGGCGACTACGTAGCATCGTCGAGGTGCTTCATCGGAGCTCCCGTCGCTTCCAACTCTTCTCTATCGCTGCTCTACG GTAAGAAGAACTCATATCCTCTTAGAAAGTTCCATGTCTCTGCCAAGAAAGTATCTGGATTGGAAGAAGCCATTAGAATCAGAAG GATGAGAGAAGCTGAAGCTAGTTCAAAGGTTAAGAGAAACCCACCGTTAAGACGAGGGAGAGTCTCACCTCGTCTTCTTGTCCCTGACTACATACCAAAGCCTCCTTACGCTGAGTCTAACGTGTTACCTGATATCTCACCTGACTTCCAGATTCCTTCCCCTGAAGGCCTTGTCAAAATGAGAGCTGCTTGCGAGCTAGCTGCTCGGGTTCTAAACTTTGCAGGGACTTTGGTTAAA CCATCTGTTACGACTAATGAAATAGACAAAGCTGTGCATGATATGATTGTTGAAGCTGGTGCTTATCCTTCACCTCTTGGATACGGTGGTTTCCCTAAGAGTGTGTGTACTTCGGTTAACGAGTGTATGTGTCATGGGATACCGGATTCTCGTCAGCTACAG AGTGGGGATATAATAAACATTGATGTCACGGTTTACTTGGAT GGTTACCATGGAGATACATCAAGAACTTTTTTCTGTGGAGAGGTTGACGAAGGTTTTAAACGACTTGTGAAG GTTACTGAGGAATGCTTGGAGAAAGGTATAGCCGTGTGTAAAGATGGAGCAAGCTTCAAGAAAATCGGCAAGAGAATCAG TGAGCATGCAGAGAAGTGCGGCTACAACGTTGTGGAGCGATTTGTTGGACATGGTGTTGGACCAGTATTTCACTCCGAACCTCTGATTTATCATTACC GTAATGATGAGCCTGGACATATGGTTGAGGGACAAACTTTCACAATCG AACCGATTCTAACGATTGGAACCACGGAATGTGTAACATGGCCGGACAACTGGACTACTCTAACAGCTGAGGGTGGTGTAGCCGCACAGTTTGAACATACAATTCTGATAACTAGAACTGGTTCAGAGATTCTTACCATATGCTGA